A genomic window from Gossypium hirsutum isolate 1008001.06 chromosome D12, Gossypium_hirsutum_v2.1, whole genome shotgun sequence includes:
- the LOC107946432 gene encoding uncharacterized protein isoform X1: MPCSPHYSYCFSFIIKIFTVSSPFLFSLSSLSNVVKLLMSSSSANMAFLGSQYPSRQAIASTANGASSKFILVILWSGGVQRSLLLTLPGKLFFTTNHSSKYFPIKHTVSMANCCIFFMQYSISSHPYRPNGGKQLLFLLVATSQ, encoded by the exons ATGCCCTGTTCCCCTCATTACTCCTATTGTTTCTCCTTTATCATCAAAATATTTACTGTTTCCTCCCCATTTCTGTTTAGCCTCTCGTCTCTTTCCAACGTTGTTAAACTCCTTATGTCTTCCTCCAGTGCTAACATGGCCTTTCTCGGTAGCCAATATCCCAG TAGACAGGCTATTGCCTCCACCGCAAACGGT GCCTCATCGAAGTTTATTTTGGTTATACTTTGGTCCGGTGGTGTCCAACGTTCATTGTTATTGACCCTCCCTGGTAAGTTATTTTTTACAACTAACCATTCTTCTAAATATTTCCCTATAAAACATACAGTTTCTATGgctaattgttgtatttttttcATGCAATACTCTATTTCGTCCCATCCATATCGCCCAAATGGTGGCAAACAATTGTTGTTTCTGTTGGTCGCTACTTCTC AATAG
- the LOC107946432 gene encoding uncharacterized protein isoform X3 has protein sequence MPCSPHYSYCFSFIIKIFTVSSPFLFSLSSLSNVVKLLMSSSSANMAFLGSQYPRQAIASTANGASSKFILVILWSGGVQRSLLLTLPDVPLSIPVEYHLMLFPVSRS, from the exons ATGCCCTGTTCCCCTCATTACTCCTATTGTTTCTCCTTTATCATCAAAATATTTACTGTTTCCTCCCCATTTCTGTTTAGCCTCTCGTCTCTTTCCAACGTTGTTAAACTCCTTATGTCTTCCTCCAGTGCTAACATGGCCTTTCTCGGTAGCCAATATCCCAG ACAGGCTATTGCCTCCACCGCAAACGGT GCCTCATCGAAGTTTATTTTGGTTATACTTTGGTCCGGTGGTGTCCAACGTTCATTGTTATTGACCCTCCCTG ATGTTCCCTTATCCATTCCTGTAGAGTATCATTTAATGTTATTTCCTGTATCTCGAAGTTGA
- the LOC107946432 gene encoding uncharacterized protein isoform X4 has protein sequence MPCSPHYSYCFSFIIKIFTVSSPFLFSLSSLSNVVKLLMSSSSANMAFLGSQYPRQAIASTANGASSKFILVILWSGGVQRSLLLTLPEYHLMLFPVSRS, from the exons ATGCCCTGTTCCCCTCATTACTCCTATTGTTTCTCCTTTATCATCAAAATATTTACTGTTTCCTCCCCATTTCTGTTTAGCCTCTCGTCTCTTTCCAACGTTGTTAAACTCCTTATGTCTTCCTCCAGTGCTAACATGGCCTTTCTCGGTAGCCAATATCCCAG ACAGGCTATTGCCTCCACCGCAAACGGT GCCTCATCGAAGTTTATTTTGGTTATACTTTGGTCCGGTGGTGTCCAACGTTCATTGTTATTGACCCTCCCTG AGTATCATTTAATGTTATTTCCTGTATCTCGAAGTTGA
- the LOC107946432 gene encoding uncharacterized protein isoform X5, with protein MPCSPHYSYCFSFIIKIFTVSSPFLFSLSSLSNVVKLLMSSSSANMAFLGSQYPRQAIASTANGASSKFILVILWSGGVQRSLLLTLPVPNCMLQNL; from the exons ATGCCCTGTTCCCCTCATTACTCCTATTGTTTCTCCTTTATCATCAAAATATTTACTGTTTCCTCCCCATTTCTGTTTAGCCTCTCGTCTCTTTCCAACGTTGTTAAACTCCTTATGTCTTCCTCCAGTGCTAACATGGCCTTTCTCGGTAGCCAATATCCCAG ACAGGCTATTGCCTCCACCGCAAACGGT GCCTCATCGAAGTTTATTTTGGTTATACTTTGGTCCGGTGGTGTCCAACGTTCATTGTTATTGACCCTCCCTG TCCCTAATTGCATGCTCCAAAATCTCTAG
- the LOC107946432 gene encoding uncharacterized protein isoform X2: protein MPCSPHYSYCFSFIIKIFTVSSPFLFSLSSLSNVVKLLMSSSSANMAFLGSQYPSRQAIASTANGASSKFILVILWSGGVQRSLLLTLPDVPLSIPVEYHLMLFPVSRS, encoded by the exons ATGCCCTGTTCCCCTCATTACTCCTATTGTTTCTCCTTTATCATCAAAATATTTACTGTTTCCTCCCCATTTCTGTTTAGCCTCTCGTCTCTTTCCAACGTTGTTAAACTCCTTATGTCTTCCTCCAGTGCTAACATGGCCTTTCTCGGTAGCCAATATCCCAG TAGACAGGCTATTGCCTCCACCGCAAACGGT GCCTCATCGAAGTTTATTTTGGTTATACTTTGGTCCGGTGGTGTCCAACGTTCATTGTTATTGACCCTCCCTG ATGTTCCCTTATCCATTCCTGTAGAGTATCATTTAATGTTATTTCCTGTATCTCGAAGTTGA